In one window of Leptospira sp. WS92.C1 DNA:
- a CDS encoding undecaprenyl-diphosphate phosphatase, with product MNHYLNAFLRSIIEAITEFLPVSSTGHLFLFSSFFPFSGESFGIEFDDLFDIFIQSGAILSVLFLYREKFKIQLLSSYQYLTKQNANPEGFQFLVKIAIGSFPILAMGFVAKRFLDTIKARPDLLEILASAWIFGGVLILVAEWFFQKKAALREKEAIGIRDAILIGIFQCAALVPGISRSASTIITARFLGKDTKNSAEFSFFLAVPVLLAAGLYKLVKYRSILNADTIPVLAFGFLVSFLLCTLVIRWFLQYLQRHSFSAFGVYRILLGVGVLVFTKIIR from the coding sequence TTGAATCACTACCTGAACGCCTTTTTGAGAAGCATCATCGAGGCGATCACCGAATTTTTACCGGTGTCCTCAACGGGACACTTGTTTTTGTTCAGCTCGTTCTTTCCGTTTTCAGGAGAGAGTTTTGGGATTGAGTTTGACGATCTGTTTGATATCTTTATTCAAAGCGGCGCGATCCTTTCGGTTTTATTTCTTTATCGCGAAAAGTTTAAGATTCAACTCCTTTCCTCGTATCAATATCTAACAAAACAAAACGCCAATCCGGAAGGATTTCAATTCTTAGTAAAAATCGCGATCGGATCCTTTCCGATTTTGGCGATGGGATTTGTCGCGAAGCGTTTTTTAGATACGATCAAAGCCAGACCCGATCTTTTGGAGATCCTTGCAAGCGCTTGGATTTTTGGAGGTGTTTTGATTTTGGTCGCGGAATGGTTCTTTCAGAAAAAGGCGGCTCTTCGAGAGAAAGAGGCAATCGGGATTCGAGATGCCATTTTAATTGGAATTTTTCAGTGTGCGGCTTTGGTTCCCGGAATATCCAGATCCGCATCTACGATCATCACTGCTCGCTTTTTAGGAAAGGATACAAAAAACAGCGCAGAGTTTTCATTCTTCTTAGCGGTTCCTGTTTTGCTCGCAGCCGGGCTTTACAAACTGGTTAAATATCGCTCCATCTTAAACGCGGATACGATTCCTGTTTTGGCTTTCGGATTTTTGGTTTCTTTTCTTCTTTGTACTCTTGTAATCCGCTGGTTTTTACAGTATCTTCAAAGACATTCTTTCTCCGCATTCGGAGTGTATCGAATTTTACTGGGGGTCGGCGTTCTCGTTTTCACAAAAATTATTAGATGA
- a CDS encoding lipoprotein LipL31: protein MKKNSILILLTLITAFFAACGDNSEVIETLDGNKITVNSFEDTYNVALDAMSRVQNIEKQNLIDLIAKDISELPEAARPLNYQFQKKNFYDQYRDMMITAIAAEKDGFTKRDDIKKILKFQEMQIVSQLYVMHLVEGKIKISEEEALEECQKLRAKVPQLAAEPIDRCILYARGQLKKEKSQEILPKVLERIKEQVSIKHNDKFDLEAFLKKKVTGTEKKEGTQPTTEAPKTEAPKTSGQ, encoded by the coding sequence ATGAAAAAAAACAGCATTTTAATTTTATTAACGCTCATCACCGCTTTTTTTGCGGCTTGCGGAGACAACTCCGAAGTGATCGAAACTCTTGATGGAAATAAAATCACCGTAAACAGTTTTGAAGATACATACAATGTGGCACTGGATGCAATGAGTCGGGTTCAGAATATAGAGAAGCAAAATCTGATCGATCTGATCGCAAAGGACATTTCGGAACTTCCCGAAGCGGCGAGACCGCTTAACTACCAGTTTCAAAAAAAGAATTTTTATGATCAGTATAGAGATATGATGATCACCGCGATTGCGGCGGAAAAAGACGGTTTTACAAAACGCGATGATATCAAAAAGATTCTAAAGTTTCAAGAGATGCAGATCGTATCCCAACTTTACGTAATGCATCTTGTCGAAGGTAAAATCAAAATCTCCGAAGAGGAGGCGTTGGAAGAATGTCAAAAACTGCGCGCGAAGGTTCCCCAACTTGCCGCAGAACCGATCGATCGTTGTATTCTTTATGCGAGAGGCCAGTTGAAAAAAGAAAAGTCTCAGGAAATTCTTCCGAAGGTTTTGGAAAGAATCAAGGAACAGGTTTCTATCAAACACAATGATAAGTTCGATCTTGAGGCATTCTTAAAGAAAAAGGTGACCGGAACCGAAAAGAAAGAAGGGACCCAACCAACGACGGAAGCTCCGAAAACGGAAGCGCCTAAAACATCCGGACAGTAA
- the mfd gene encoding transcription-repair coupling factor: MKDLIPLLGETLFDSFSSASVKKKGAKTSKSGASASVDTDVVANVYSVVSGSHSILSCSLFQRTQKTIVVVSENNTAAEFLYRESLSFLPAADLVYLPGQEVLPYEYMRYPAEMKRERIKAIAKILSGESALVFTSVSGFLKTLPPVKTMKGRAVTLEKGKEINLELLLLELIDLGYKRADVCETFGEFSLKGGILDIYSSYSAEPVRIDLFGEEIESIRTFDPDTQKSMSDLKKAIILPADEYILSDDQKKEYQNLLKSSDSSLHLPEIPDANYGIYYEELVPLVRENHGILSYFSEPPVLVFPSPNSVKERLLHLEREYDSLYKKRSKEILCAPPGKLLSFEEEHRVLSDLQGISLLGLPPRNENDLVSPLKEAPAFKGKIREVRERIGELRSEGGWKIVLTSSFEAQTKRLQGLFEKEGIVLLNEDAAEPIPFYLNNSKKDAFLVLSELRNGFIFENQKILILSENDIFGREYKRKTRFKKQNSKALQSFIDLKEGDYVVHIHHGVGKFLKIERTNAGGKERDFLKLEYNGGDSLFVPLDQISLVQRYIGGTESPRLDSLGKSTWKKTKDRVQKAVEELAEDLVRMYSNRLKLQGYAFPPDTIYQEEFEAEFEFEETPDQIEAIESVKKDLESPRPMDRLVCGDVGYGKTEVAIRAAFKVAMAGRQIMMLAPTTILALQHYNTFKSRFENYPLRVELVSRFKSPSEIREILAEFSEGKVDMIIGTHAILSSKIKPKNLGLLVIDEEQRFGVNHKEAIKKFKNLVDVLTLTATPIPRTLHMALTGIRELSIIATPPKNRQSVETYVLEEDENLIADAIRNEIQRDGQVFYLYNRVETIEQETKYLNEIVPEVSIGVLHGQMTEDEIEETLLDFYNRKYDILVTTTIIESGIDMPNVNTLFVKRADLFGLSQLYQIRGRVGRSDRKAYAYMLLPKDRVVTEQAEKRLNTIYEYQELGSGFKVAMRDLEIRGAGNLLGKEQSGDIMEVGFDLYVRMLEEAIARIKGEEVAVEVRTSVTLNTNFFIPEIYIADTRQKIEFYKKFEGARDLEEIDEVHKEMVDRFGEPPEDAKTFILLEKIRTLASNLGFDSVAEMKDEIKMKSGSYFKGDNEKIIHLISARTGLTINPREPNVLIFQTGKKSEKEKLDYLIFLLSEMLPSKKV, from the coding sequence ATGAAGGATTTGATTCCGTTACTCGGGGAGACATTGTTTGACTCCTTTTCTTCCGCTTCTGTGAAAAAGAAAGGAGCAAAAACCTCAAAGTCGGGAGCGAGCGCTTCCGTCGACACAGACGTTGTCGCTAACGTGTATTCCGTAGTTTCCGGAAGTCATTCGATTCTTTCCTGTTCCTTGTTTCAAAGAACTCAAAAGACGATCGTAGTCGTTTCCGAAAACAATACCGCCGCCGAGTTTTTATACAGAGAATCCCTGAGTTTTCTTCCCGCCGCCGATCTTGTTTATCTTCCCGGTCAGGAAGTGCTTCCCTACGAATACATGCGTTATCCTGCGGAGATGAAACGCGAACGGATCAAAGCAATCGCAAAGATTTTAAGCGGTGAATCCGCATTGGTGTTCACTTCCGTTTCCGGTTTTTTAAAAACGCTTCCCCCCGTAAAGACGATGAAAGGACGCGCGGTCACTCTCGAAAAAGGGAAAGAGATCAATCTCGAACTTTTACTTTTGGAACTGATCGATCTCGGATACAAACGCGCGGATGTCTGCGAAACTTTTGGAGAGTTTAGTTTAAAAGGCGGGATCTTAGACATCTATTCTTCCTATTCCGCGGAGCCGGTACGAATCGATCTTTTCGGGGAAGAGATCGAATCGATTCGTACTTTTGATCCCGACACTCAGAAGTCGATGTCCGATCTCAAAAAAGCGATCATCCTGCCGGCGGACGAATACATTCTTTCGGACGATCAAAAAAAAGAATATCAGAATCTTCTAAAGTCCTCCGATTCCTCTTTGCACCTGCCAGAAATCCCGGACGCAAATTACGGAATTTATTACGAAGAATTGGTTCCTCTCGTAAGGGAGAATCACGGAATTCTTTCTTATTTTTCAGAACCCCCGGTTCTTGTTTTTCCTTCGCCCAATTCCGTGAAAGAAAGACTTTTGCATTTGGAGAGGGAATACGATTCCCTCTATAAAAAAAGATCCAAAGAAATCCTCTGCGCTCCTCCCGGAAAACTTTTGTCTTTCGAAGAGGAACACAGAGTTCTTTCCGATTTGCAAGGAATTTCTTTGTTAGGACTCCCGCCTCGAAACGAAAACGATCTCGTTTCCCCTTTGAAAGAGGCGCCCGCGTTTAAGGGAAAAATCCGCGAAGTCCGTGAAAGAATCGGAGAACTTCGATCAGAAGGCGGTTGGAAGATTGTTTTGACTTCCTCTTTTGAGGCCCAAACAAAACGGCTTCAAGGGCTTTTTGAAAAGGAAGGAATCGTTTTGTTAAACGAAGATGCCGCGGAACCGATTCCGTTTTATCTAAACAATTCCAAAAAGGACGCGTTTCTTGTCCTTTCCGAACTCAGAAACGGATTTATTTTTGAAAATCAGAAAATTCTAATCCTATCCGAAAACGATATTTTTGGAAGGGAATACAAACGGAAGACCCGTTTTAAAAAACAAAACAGCAAAGCGTTACAAAGTTTTATCGATTTAAAAGAGGGCGATTACGTGGTGCATATCCATCACGGGGTCGGAAAATTTCTAAAAATCGAAAGGACAAACGCAGGCGGAAAGGAAAGAGACTTTCTAAAATTGGAATACAACGGAGGGGATTCTCTTTTTGTTCCCCTCGATCAGATTTCTCTTGTTCAGAGATATATCGGAGGAACCGAATCTCCTCGTCTGGACAGTCTTGGAAAAAGCACTTGGAAAAAAACAAAGGATCGGGTTCAAAAAGCGGTAGAAGAACTCGCGGAAGATCTGGTTCGCATGTATTCCAATCGTTTGAAACTCCAAGGTTATGCGTTTCCTCCGGATACGATTTATCAGGAGGAATTCGAAGCCGAATTCGAATTTGAAGAAACTCCGGATCAGATCGAAGCGATAGAATCCGTCAAAAAAGATTTGGAATCTCCCCGACCGATGGACCGGCTTGTTTGCGGTGACGTGGGTTATGGAAAAACGGAAGTCGCGATTCGTGCAGCGTTTAAGGTCGCGATGGCGGGACGTCAGATCATGATGTTGGCCCCGACCACGATTTTAGCATTACAACATTATAATACATTTAAGAGTCGTTTTGAAAACTATCCGCTTCGTGTGGAACTCGTTTCTCGTTTTAAAAGCCCTTCCGAAATCCGGGAAATTCTGGCCGAGTTTAGCGAGGGAAAAGTGGATATGATCATCGGAACCCACGCGATTCTATCCTCCAAGATCAAACCCAAAAATCTGGGTCTTTTAGTCATAGACGAAGAACAACGATTCGGCGTAAATCACAAGGAAGCGATCAAAAAGTTTAAGAATCTCGTGGATGTTTTGACTCTGACCGCGACTCCGATTCCGCGAACCCTCCATATGGCGTTGACCGGAATCCGCGAGTTATCGATCATCGCGACTCCGCCTAAGAACCGTCAGTCGGTCGAGACGTATGTTCTTGAGGAGGACGAGAATTTGATCGCGGATGCGATCCGAAACGAAATCCAACGAGACGGTCAGGTTTTTTATCTCTACAACCGAGTGGAGACCATAGAACAGGAAACCAAATATCTAAACGAGATCGTCCCCGAGGTATCGATCGGAGTTTTGCACGGACAGATGACAGAGGACGAGATCGAAGAAACTCTTTTGGATTTTTACAATCGAAAATACGACATCCTTGTGACGACCACGATCATAGAATCGGGGATCGATATGCCGAATGTAAATACATTGTTTGTAAAACGTGCGGATCTTTTCGGTCTTTCTCAGTTGTATCAGATCCGAGGAAGAGTGGGACGCAGCGATCGCAAGGCATACGCGTATATGCTTCTTCCCAAGGATAGGGTTGTCACCGAACAAGCTGAAAAACGTCTGAACACGATCTACGAATACCAGGAGTTGGGTTCGGGATTTAAGGTGGCAATGCGTGATTTGGAAATCCGCGGTGCGGGAAACTTGCTCGGTAAGGAACAGTCCGGAGATATCATGGAAGTGGGCTTTGATCTTTACGTCCGCATGCTCGAAGAGGCGATCGCAAGAATCAAGGGAGAAGAAGTCGCGGTGGAAGTGAGAACTTCCGTGACCCTCAACACGAATTTTTTTATACCCGAAATATACATCGCGGACACTCGTCAAAAAATCGAATTCTACAAAAAGTTTGAAGGCGCAAGAGATCTTGAAGAAATCGACGAGGTTCACAAGGAAATGGTCGATCGTTTTGGCGAACCTCCGGAAGACGCAAAGACATTTATCCTTTTGGAAAAAATCAGAACCCTCGCATCTAATTTAGGATTTGATTCGGTCGCGGAAATGAAAGATGAAATCAAGATGAAGTCGGGCTCTTATTTTAAAGGGGACAACGAAAAGATCATTCATTTAATTTCCGCGAGAACTGGATTGACGATCAACCCAAGAGAACCCAACGTGCTTATTTTTCAGACAGGAAAAAAATCCGAAAAGGAAAAACTCGATTATCTGATCTTTCTTCTTTCGGAAATGCTTCCTTCTAAAAAAGTATAG
- the panC gene encoding pantoate--beta-alanine ligase, protein MILCKTPEEVSLQVRKWKLEGKKVGFVPTMGFLHEGHATLFDKSLSKADKTIVSIFVNPAQFNDPEDYAKYPINTAGDLKLCESKKVDLVFLPDQETMYPGGIPDVLLAIPHLMKNLCAVSRPGHFEGVLLVISRLFHFVEPDFAFFGKKDYQQYLLIREFCKTLAFPTEVIGCETIRSDKGLALSSRNARLSESEKEESLLVSRALRLGESQIRSGITDPVLIRDIMKDVLDSSSKIKLDYLEILNADTLESLEFLKGNLLLAVAVFIGPVRLIDNITLSVSE, encoded by the coding sequence ATGATACTCTGTAAAACACCGGAAGAAGTTTCGCTTCAAGTCCGCAAATGGAAGTTGGAAGGAAAAAAAGTCGGTTTTGTTCCCACGATGGGATTTCTCCACGAAGGGCACGCTACCTTGTTTGACAAATCCCTATCCAAAGCGGATAAAACGATCGTTTCCATCTTTGTCAATCCGGCTCAGTTTAACGATCCCGAGGATTATGCAAAGTATCCGATCAATACGGCAGGGGATCTCAAACTCTGCGAATCCAAAAAAGTCGATCTCGTATTTTTACCCGATCAGGAAACGATGTATCCCGGCGGAATTCCGGATGTGCTGCTGGCGATTCCGCATCTTATGAAAAATCTCTGCGCGGTTTCCAGACCCGGACATTTCGAGGGAGTGCTTCTCGTGATCTCCAGGCTTTTTCATTTTGTGGAACCGGATTTCGCATTCTTCGGTAAAAAAGACTATCAGCAATACCTTCTCATTCGGGAATTTTGTAAAACTCTCGCGTTTCCCACCGAGGTCATCGGATGCGAGACGATTCGATCCGACAAAGGTCTCGCTCTCAGTTCCCGAAACGCGAGACTGAGCGAATCCGAAAAAGAAGAATCTCTTCTTGTTTCGAGGGCGCTTCGCCTGGGAGAATCTCAGATTCGTTCGGGAATTACGGATCCCGTTTTAATTCGTGATATCATGAAGGACGTCCTGGATTCTTCTTCCAAGATTAAACTGGATTATTTAGAAATTTTGAATGCGGACACGTTGGAGTCTTTGGAATTCTTGAAGGGGAATTTGCTTCTCGCGGTCGCGGTTTTTATCGGTCCGGTTCGTTTGATCGATAATATCACATTGAGCGTTTCCGAATGA
- the hisD gene encoding histidinol dehydrogenase — translation MAIQILQVSLKDREILDPVLKRAREDLSSTLDLVKPIIEDVKKNGDSALREYTRKFDGIVPDSFVLEISKLDPKIDSPLESALQKAAENIRAFHQIQIPEDKEILINGNRLGIRHTAVESVSVYAPGGKALYPSTILMGVIPAKLAGVKNIQIVTPPQGGQLPDGLIAAAKIAGADRIVLAGGAQGIAAVSYGTETISPSEFVIGPGSKFVTAAKVYLSGLGIIGIDSPAGPSEVLVIADDSANPVWVAADLLSQAEHGEDSVAILCTDSLSLAEKVQKEVDKALIERPKRGEMKRKSIDDNGRIFVFPNLEECFSFSDLFAPEHLEIQTRNFREDLKKIRHAGSVFLGNYSPVAMGDYISGTNHILPTAGAARIYSSLGVSTFLKRVTWQEVSKKSLKELYSHVKVLSEFEGLDEEHGTSVKIRT, via the coding sequence ATGGCGATACAAATTCTGCAAGTCAGTTTGAAGGATCGGGAAATCCTGGATCCGGTTCTAAAACGGGCCAGAGAAGACCTGAGTTCTACCCTGGATCTGGTCAAACCGATCATTGAGGACGTAAAGAAGAATGGAGATTCCGCTCTTCGGGAATACACCCGTAAGTTTGACGGAATCGTTCCCGATTCTTTTGTTTTGGAAATTTCCAAACTGGATCCGAAGATCGATTCCCCACTCGAGTCGGCTCTGCAAAAGGCGGCCGAAAATATACGCGCATTTCATCAGATTCAAATTCCCGAAGATAAGGAAATTCTTATAAACGGAAATCGACTCGGCATCCGCCACACCGCGGTCGAATCCGTATCGGTCTATGCTCCCGGTGGCAAAGCATTGTATCCTTCCACCATTCTTATGGGAGTCATCCCCGCAAAGTTAGCGGGTGTAAAAAACATTCAGATCGTAACCCCACCGCAAGGCGGGCAGCTTCCGGACGGTCTCATCGCTGCCGCAAAGATTGCGGGCGCCGATCGAATCGTATTAGCCGGAGGAGCCCAGGGTATCGCCGCGGTTTCCTACGGAACAGAAACCATTTCTCCCTCCGAGTTTGTGATCGGACCCGGAAGTAAGTTTGTCACCGCCGCAAAAGTATATTTGAGCGGACTTGGAATCATAGGAATCGACAGTCCCGCGGGACCGAGCGAGGTTTTAGTCATCGCGGATGATTCCGCAAATCCGGTTTGGGTCGCGGCGGATTTATTATCGCAAGCCGAACACGGAGAGGATTCGGTCGCGATCCTTTGTACCGATTCTTTATCCTTAGCCGAAAAAGTGCAGAAGGAAGTGGATAAGGCTTTGATCGAAAGGCCCAAACGGGGCGAGATGAAGCGCAAGTCTATCGACGACAACGGAAGAATATTCGTATTTCCTAATTTAGAAGAATGTTTTTCGTTTTCGGATCTTTTCGCCCCCGAACACCTGGAAATCCAGACCAGAAATTTCAGAGAGGATCTGAAAAAAATCCGGCACGCGGGCTCTGTGTTTCTCGGAAATTATTCTCCGGTCGCAATGGGGGATTATATCAGTGGAACCAATCATATTCTTCCCACAGCCGGCGCCGCGAGAATCTATTCGTCTCTCGGTGTTTCCACGTTTTTAAAACGAGTCACCTGGCAGGAGGTTTCCAAGAAATCGCTAAAGGAACTCTATTCCCACGTCAAAGTCCTTTCCGAATTCGAAGGTTTGGACGAAGAACACGGAACTTCGGTAAAAATTCGAACTTGA
- a CDS encoding exodeoxyribonuclease III, with product MKLISLNCNGIRSSLEKGLADYLKEAKPDFVCFQETKAMQDQVPASLWEEGKYTPIFNSAEKKGYSGVAILCKKPPLKTTLGLGDPFFDQEGRSIFLEYPDFALWNLYFPSGTTGEVRQTAKMKFLDLFQKEAEKRKKKHPNLILCGDVNIAHTPQDIHDPKGNAKSSGFLPEEREWLTGFLNKGWVDTFRYLYPDKQEYSWWTFRAGARAKNKGWRIDYFFVTEELKKNVKSQTIYRDKPFSDHAPLVLEIKL from the coding sequence ATGAAACTCATTTCCCTCAATTGCAACGGAATCCGCTCTTCTCTGGAAAAAGGTCTCGCCGATTATCTCAAAGAAGCCAAACCCGACTTTGTATGTTTTCAAGAAACCAAGGCCATGCAGGATCAAGTACCGGCTTCTCTCTGGGAAGAAGGGAAATATACACCCATCTTCAACAGCGCGGAGAAAAAAGGATACAGCGGAGTCGCAATTCTATGCAAAAAACCTCCCCTCAAAACCACTCTCGGTCTGGGAGATCCTTTCTTTGATCAAGAAGGAAGAAGTATTTTTTTAGAATATCCGGACTTTGCACTTTGGAACTTATACTTTCCTTCCGGAACCACGGGGGAAGTGCGTCAAACCGCGAAGATGAAATTTCTGGATCTGTTTCAAAAAGAAGCGGAGAAACGCAAAAAAAAACATCCCAATCTGATTTTATGCGGAGATGTGAATATAGCTCACACACCTCAGGACATTCACGATCCGAAGGGAAACGCAAAGAGCAGTGGATTTTTACCCGAAGAAAGAGAATGGCTGACCGGATTTTTAAACAAGGGTTGGGTCGACACCTTTCGTTATCTCTATCCCGATAAACAGGAATATTCCTGGTGGACCTTTCGCGCGGGTGCGAGAGCGAAGAACAAAGGATGGAGAATCGACTACTTCTTTGTCACAGAAGAATTAAAGAAGAATGTAAAAAGCCAAACGATCTACAGAGACAAACCGTTCTCCGATCACGCTCCTTTAGTGTTGGAAATCAAATTGTAA
- a CDS encoding helix-turn-helix domain-containing protein gives MSAFLLETLNFESVLSGFIGFSSALSLLFVFGEFPLARKNRRNKILLILFAAVFIFQIHTYLLVTKSIRFFPHFYAIHLPITVFFGPLLRSYISALWEDENEISLFRPIDLIPCFIILVLLGPFYMSSSTEKLECLRLAQQGQIPWDLRLGIAIMSLTLLGYLLNIVWNLIHRIRWTTIWTQPKIRLILLILSVAIASSILGLSASIQQIGVTRLEISSILIGILLCGIYIIRQSHPEIFSAVKRIVEDEKKYKTTQLKSVDLSSLEKRLNGLMDEKKVYKEENLSLGKLSEELGISAHQLSEYLNLHLRKNFFQLINGYRIAEAKHLLLHSPKDTVLSIAYEVGFQSKSSFNDSFRKEVGLSPTEFRKKGESKDRIDNSGRFFPTVSTKSDDRT, from the coding sequence ATGTCAGCATTTTTACTGGAAACTCTGAATTTTGAATCCGTTCTTTCCGGATTTATCGGATTCAGTTCCGCGCTCTCACTTCTTTTTGTATTTGGAGAATTTCCATTAGCACGGAAAAACCGGAGAAACAAAATTCTTCTAATTCTATTTGCCGCGGTGTTTATCTTTCAAATTCATACGTATCTACTCGTTACAAAATCGATCCGTTTCTTTCCGCATTTCTACGCGATCCATCTTCCGATTACGGTGTTTTTCGGTCCTCTTTTGCGTTCTTATATTTCCGCGCTGTGGGAAGATGAAAATGAAATCTCCCTATTTCGACCTATCGATCTGATTCCTTGTTTTATCATTCTGGTTCTTCTCGGCCCGTTTTATATGTCTTCGTCCACGGAAAAATTGGAATGTCTACGACTCGCGCAACAAGGACAAATCCCTTGGGATCTCAGATTGGGAATCGCGATCATGTCCCTGACTCTTTTGGGTTATCTTCTCAATATCGTTTGGAATCTGATTCACAGAATCCGTTGGACTACCATCTGGACTCAGCCAAAGATTCGATTGATTCTTTTGATTCTTTCGGTCGCGATCGCGTCTTCCATTCTAGGTTTGTCTGCGAGTATCCAACAGATCGGTGTGACCCGTCTTGAAATCTCTTCGATTTTGATCGGAATCCTGCTTTGCGGAATTTATATCATTCGTCAAAGCCATCCCGAAATTTTTAGCGCTGTCAAACGGATCGTGGAAGATGAAAAAAAATACAAAACGACCCAATTGAAATCCGTGGATCTGAGTTCGCTCGAAAAGCGTTTGAACGGTCTGATGGATGAGAAAAAAGTTTATAAAGAAGAAAATCTAAGTCTCGGAAAACTTTCGGAGGAACTGGGAATTTCGGCACATCAACTTTCAGAATATCTCAACCTTCATCTTAGAAAAAACTTCTTTCAACTGATCAACGGATATCGAATCGCAGAAGCAAAACACCTTTTACTTCATTCCCCCAAAGATACGGTTTTGTCGATCGCCTACGAAGTCGGTTTTCAATCCAAATCCTCCTTTAATGACTCGTTTCGAAAAGAAGTCGGTTTGAGCCCAACCGAATTCAGAAAAAAAGGGGAATCTAAAGACCGGATTGATAATTCAGGACGCTTTTTTCCGACCGTTTCGACCAAGTCGGACGATAGAACTTAG
- a CDS encoding sterol desaturase family protein, whose protein sequence is MNPTQCEFFLECIQKIGLFQFLMNIVRYYPIAGLAFLIFYVWKKESFHRFRIQSVYPKFEKIKNEFKQSAVTLLVFTIISTTNIVSARMGFVTSNVYFGDYSQHGGILYMFLSFVVITIWHETWFYWAHRWMHHKKVYSAVHSVHHQSVNPTPVAAYHFHFLEAFVEAIYIVIFIMFIPIHFHVLLIHTFYAMVMNIWWHLGYEFLPKAWVRHPILKWINTSTHHNLHHQKFHGNYSLYFNFWDRIMGTNFPNYETYFESIADKRSEGKDSSSQKVNWRETPAES, encoded by the coding sequence ATGAATCCAACTCAGTGCGAATTTTTTCTTGAGTGTATCCAAAAAATCGGATTGTTCCAGTTTTTAATGAATATCGTGAGATACTATCCGATCGCGGGATTAGCCTTTTTGATTTTCTATGTATGGAAAAAAGAAAGTTTTCACAGATTCAGAATTCAATCCGTATATCCAAAGTTTGAAAAGATCAAAAACGAATTCAAACAATCGGCAGTCACTCTTTTGGTTTTTACGATTATCTCCACCACAAACATCGTTTCAGCGAGAATGGGATTTGTTACGAGCAACGTTTATTTCGGAGATTACTCGCAACACGGTGGAATTCTTTACATGTTTCTTTCCTTTGTTGTGATCACAATCTGGCACGAAACTTGGTTTTATTGGGCGCATAGATGGATGCATCATAAAAAAGTTTATTCCGCGGTGCATTCGGTGCATCATCAGTCCGTCAATCCCACACCCGTCGCTGCGTATCACTTCCATTTTTTAGAAGCGTTTGTGGAAGCGATTTACATTGTAATTTTTATAATGTTTATACCGATCCATTTTCATGTGCTTTTGATCCATACGTTTTATGCGATGGTTATGAATATCTGGTGGCATCTCGGATATGAATTTCTTCCAAAAGCTTGGGTGAGGCATCCGATTTTAAAATGGATCAATACCTCCACACATCACAATTTGCATCACCAAAAGTTTCACGGAAACTACAGTCTTTATTTCAATTTTTGGGATCGAATCATGGGAACCAATTTCCCGAATTACGAAACGTATTTCGAATCGATCGCGGATAAACGTTCCGAAGGCAAAGATTCTAGTTCCCAGAAGGTAAACTGGAGGGAAACTCCGGCGGAAAGTTAG